A genome region from Syntrophaceae bacterium includes the following:
- the atpH gene encoding ATP synthase F1 subunit delta, whose amino-acid sequence MISSDLAKRYARAFFDIAVEEGKIEVYGKELASFAAMVSQNKDLRDFLANPIFELKAKKTVIEELLGRVQISERTANFLRLLVDKQRIGMLGEVENAYKELMDKTLKKVRVSVRTAYPLTAELEQALKQRVAEMTGKEVEMTVEDDTSLIGGLVVRVGDTLYDGSIKAQLGNIRKLLGEER is encoded by the coding sequence TTGATCAGCAGCGATCTGGCAAAGCGTTACGCACGGGCCTTCTTCGACATCGCCGTCGAGGAGGGGAAGATCGAGGTCTACGGGAAGGAGCTGGCCTCCTTCGCGGCCATGGTCTCGCAGAACAAGGACCTGCGGGACTTCCTCGCCAACCCCATCTTTGAGCTGAAAGCCAAGAAGACCGTCATCGAGGAGCTCCTCGGCCGCGTGCAGATATCCGAGCGGACGGCCAACTTTCTGCGGCTGCTCGTGGACAAGCAGCGCATCGGGATGCTCGGGGAAGTGGAGAACGCATACAAGGAACTCATGGACAAGACCCTGAAGAAGGTTCGCGTCTCCGTCCGGACCGCCTACCCGCTCACCGCCGAGCTCGAGCAGGCCCTCAAGCAGCGGGTGGCCGAGATGACGGGCAAGGAAGTGGAAATGACGGTCGAGGACGACACCTCGCTCATCGGGGGGCTCGTCGTCCGGGTGGGGGACACCCTGTACGACGGCAGCATCAAGGCACAACTGGGCAATATCAGGAAGCTCTTAGGAGAGGAGAGATAG